A region of Deinococcus cellulosilyticus NBRC 106333 = KACC 11606 DNA encodes the following proteins:
- a CDS encoding MarR family winged helix-turn-helix transcriptional regulator yields MRSSENPVETHPDLYGALIREISIIHQQFSTRANQDLKNLNLNFSQLSLLSHMMFLKTPASITELADQMDLNQPAVTKMVQHLAEQGWIEMQPSPEDARKKYVVLKEEGRGVFMQAQQALFPLLQLSFDGMALQEAHLTLHQLQQIRKNLARKL; encoded by the coding sequence ATGCGTTCATCTGAAAATCCTGTCGAAACCCATCCCGACCTCTATGGTGCCCTGATCCGCGAGATCAGCATCATCCATCAGCAGTTCAGCACCAGAGCCAATCAGGACCTCAAAAACCTGAACCTCAACTTCTCACAGCTCAGCCTGCTCTCGCACATGATGTTTCTGAAAACCCCTGCCAGCATCACCGAACTGGCAGACCAGATGGACCTCAATCAGCCTGCCGTCACCAAAATGGTGCAACACCTTGCGGAGCAGGGCTGGATTGAAATGCAGCCTTCACCGGAAGATGCCCGCAAGAAGTATGTGGTTTTGAAAGAAGAGGGGAGAGGGGTGTTCATGCAGGCCCAGCAAGCCCTCTTCCCACTGTTGCAGCTCAGCTTTGATGGCATGGCCTTGCAGGAGGCGCACTTGACCCTCCACCAGTTGCAGCAGATCCGCAAGAATCTCGCCAGAAAGCTTTAA
- the rpmG gene encoding 50S ribosomal protein L33 yields MAKEGPRIKIKMESTAGTGFYYTTTKNRRNTQAKLELKKYDPVAKKHVAFKEKKI; encoded by the coding sequence ATGGCCAAAGAAGGTCCACGCATCAAGATCAAGATGGAGTCCACTGCGGGCACCGGGTTCTATTACACCACCACCAAGAACCGCCGCAACACCCAGGCCAAGCTTGAGCTGAAAAAATACGACCCCGTTGCTAAAAAGCACGTCGCCTTCAAAGAAAAGAAGATCTGA
- the secE gene encoding preprotein translocase subunit SecE: MQGIVRYFQEAREELKKVNWPTRVQVLEGTQTVFIFVIFMTLLIWGMDRLFHLGMGALLK, encoded by the coding sequence ATGCAAGGGATCGTTCGGTACTTCCAGGAAGCTCGTGAAGAGCTGAAAAAAGTGAACTGGCCCACGCGTGTCCAGGTGCTTGAGGGTACCCAAACGGTCTTCATCTTCGTGATCTTCATGACCCTGCTCATCTGGGGCATGGACCGTCTCTTCCACCTCGGCATGGGAGCCTTACTGAAATGA
- the nusG gene encoding transcription termination/antitermination protein NusG, whose product MSIEWYAVHTYVGQEDRVEDNLQKRAKAYGMWGQMIFQVLQPTEEAVEIKEGGKKETVKRKLFPGYIFVQMDVDDPYNPGELGESWEVVRGTPGVTGFVGTATRPVPLSPEEVDRLLQSVGVAEKQKVEKAKPKVAFKDGDMVRVTAGPFSDFTGVVAEVNLERSKVKVLVSIFGRETPVELDFAQVQKS is encoded by the coding sequence ATGAGCATCGAATGGTACGCCGTTCACACATACGTCGGTCAGGAAGACCGCGTCGAAGACAACCTGCAGAAGCGTGCCAAAGCTTATGGCATGTGGGGGCAGATGATCTTTCAGGTGCTCCAGCCCACCGAAGAAGCCGTTGAGATCAAAGAAGGCGGCAAGAAAGAAACCGTCAAACGCAAACTCTTCCCCGGATACATCTTCGTCCAGATGGATGTCGATGATCCGTACAACCCCGGAGAACTGGGCGAGTCCTGGGAAGTGGTGCGCGGCACCCCTGGTGTGACAGGTTTCGTGGGCACGGCCACCCGTCCGGTTCCCCTCTCCCCTGAGGAAGTGGATCGCCTGCTGCAAAGCGTGGGCGTGGCGGAAAAACAGAAGGTGGAGAAAGCCAAACCCAAAGTGGCTTTCAAAGATGGAGACATGGTTCGCGTCACGGCTGGCCCCTTCAGTGATTTCACTGGTGTGGTCGCAGAAGTGAACCTGGAACGCTCCAAAGTCAAGGTGCTGGTCTCGATCTTCGGGCGTGAAACCCCCGTCGAACTGGATTTCGCACAGGTACAGAAGTCTTAA
- the rplK gene encoding 50S ribosomal protein L11 produces MKKVTGFVKLQLPAGKATPAPPVGPALGQHGANIMGFCKEFNAATADKGDAIIPVEITIYADRSFTFITKTPPMSYLIRKASGIAKGSATPNKAKVGKLSYDQVLKIAETKMPDLNAGSLEAAAKIVMGTARSMGVTIEGAPNA; encoded by the coding sequence ATGAAAAAAGTCACCGGATTTGTGAAGCTTCAGCTTCCTGCTGGTAAGGCAACCCCTGCCCCACCAGTAGGTCCCGCTCTCGGTCAACACGGCGCCAACATCATGGGCTTCTGCAAAGAGTTCAATGCTGCCACCGCGGACAAGGGCGACGCCATCATCCCCGTGGAAATCACCATCTACGCGGACCGCAGCTTCACCTTCATCACCAAAACCCCTCCCATGAGCTACCTGATCCGCAAGGCCAGTGGTATTGCCAAGGGAAGCGCCACCCCCAACAAAGCCAAAGTCGGCAAACTCAGCTACGATCAAGTGCTGAAAATTGCTGAAACCAAAATGCCCGACCTGAACGCTGGCAGCCTCGAAGCCGCCGCCAAGATCGTCATGGGTACCGCCCGCAGCATGGGCGTCACCATCGAGGGGGCCCCCAATGCCTAA
- the rplA gene encoding 50S ribosomal protein L1, giving the protein MPKHGKRYNALVSKVDRNKQYTIEEATALVKEIASAKFNETVEVHLRLGIDPRKSDQNVRGTVALPHGTGRSVRVAVITKGEKLQEAEAAGADVFGAEELIDRIVGGFMDFDALVATPDVMAEVGKKLARILGPRGLLPNPKSGTVGLDVAGMVKGLKAGRIEFRNDKTGVVHAPIGKADFSPEKLVENARALFTALEGAKPAAAKGVYIRSVYLTTTMGPSIALAYSAQ; this is encoded by the coding sequence ATGCCTAAGCACGGCAAGCGCTACAACGCTCTGGTCTCCAAAGTGGACCGCAACAAGCAATACACCATCGAAGAAGCCACCGCACTGGTGAAGGAAATTGCCAGCGCCAAGTTCAACGAGACCGTGGAAGTGCACCTGCGTCTGGGCATTGACCCCCGCAAGTCCGACCAGAACGTCCGTGGCACTGTGGCCCTGCCCCACGGCACCGGTCGCTCTGTGCGCGTTGCTGTGATCACCAAAGGCGAAAAACTCCAGGAAGCTGAAGCTGCCGGAGCCGACGTTTTCGGTGCAGAAGAACTGATCGACCGCATCGTCGGTGGATTCATGGACTTCGACGCCCTGGTCGCCACCCCCGATGTGATGGCCGAAGTGGGTAAGAAACTTGCCCGCATCCTCGGTCCCCGTGGCCTGCTGCCCAACCCCAAGAGCGGCACCGTCGGTCTCGACGTTGCTGGCATGGTCAAAGGCCTGAAAGCTGGACGCATCGAGTTCCGCAACGACAAGACCGGTGTGGTTCACGCGCCCATCGGCAAAGCTGACTTCTCCCCCGAGAAGCTGGTGGAAAACGCCCGTGCCCTGTTCACTGCCCTGGAAGGCGCAAAACCCGCCGCTGCCAAAGGCGTGTACATCAGAAGCGTGTACCTGACCACCACCATGGGTCCTTCCATCGCTCTGGCCTACAGCGCGCAGTAA
- the rplJ gene encoding 50S ribosomal protein L10 — protein MANPRNITSLAALRESLSGVETLYVVDYQGLSAGQISKLRRELREKGCQLIVAKNTLVRLALKDGGHDFADILHGPSAVVLADKDPAGAAKVLADAAKGNDKGIPAAKAGLLNGVKIDANTVTKIASLGTLQDQRAQLVGVLAGHMSNFVGILEAYKEKLEQSA, from the coding sequence GTGGCGAATCCCCGTAACATCACCAGCCTCGCCGCGCTCCGCGAGTCCTTAAGTGGCGTAGAAACCCTCTACGTCGTTGACTACCAGGGCCTGAGCGCCGGTCAGATCAGCAAACTCCGCAGAGAACTGCGCGAGAAAGGCTGCCAGCTGATCGTCGCCAAGAACACCCTCGTTCGTCTGGCACTTAAAGACGGCGGACATGACTTCGCCGACATCCTGCACGGCCCCAGCGCTGTGGTTCTTGCCGACAAGGACCCCGCCGGAGCTGCCAAGGTGCTCGCCGATGCCGCGAAAGGCAACGACAAAGGCATTCCTGCCGCCAAGGCCGGTCTGCTCAACGGCGTCAAGATCGACGCCAACACCGTGACCAAGATTGCTTCTCTGGGCACCCTGCAAGATCAACGCGCTCAACTCGTTGGCGTGCTTGCTGGCCACATGTCCAACTTCGTGGGCATCCTCGAAGCCTACAAAGAGAAGCTCGAACAGTCTGCGTAA
- the rplL gene encoding 50S ribosomal protein L7/L12, producing MALNKDQVIELLEQATILELADLIDTLKEKWGVTAAVAVSGGGAAATEVKEEQTEFDVVLVDAGANKINVIKEVRAITGLGLKEAKDLTEKGGAIKEAVSKEEAEKVKAALEAAGAKVEVK from the coding sequence ATGGCTCTTAACAAAGACCAAGTCATCGAACTGCTGGAACAGGCCACCATTCTCGAACTCGCCGACCTGATCGACACCCTCAAAGAGAAGTGGGGCGTCACCGCTGCTGTCGCCGTCTCCGGTGGCGGAGCTGCTGCTACTGAAGTGAAAGAAGAGCAGACCGAATTTGACGTTGTGCTGGTGGACGCTGGCGCCAACAAAATCAACGTCATTAAAGAAGTGCGTGCCATCACCGGTCTGGGCCTCAAAGAAGCCAAAGACCTCACCGAAAAAGGTGGCGCCATCAAGGAAGCCGTTTCCAAAGAAGAAGCCGAGAAAGTCAAGGCTGCTCTGGAAGCTGCTGGCGCCAAAGTCGAAGTCAAATAA
- a CDS encoding uracil-DNA glycosylase: protein MFSPPSSPLSLKSPEAIAERTAALDLPHVAPLVDWLQERKATLAKLLQLPEVQLPLFDPFSGGVHTQVLLLLESPGPKASAGKGSGFISCDNNDQTAKNVFLTLQEADLPRSQVMCWNVVPWYLHEVRKPNRQELNLGMQELRLLLPLLSELQVVVLHGKAAQEGWKLLPYKVQEAHKILEVGHPSPTNFNTRPLERQKLLQAYQQAAQHIRDT from the coding sequence ATGTTTTCTCCTCCCTCCTCTCCCCTCTCCCTGAAATCCCCTGAGGCCATTGCAGAACGCACAGCAGCACTTGACTTGCCTCATGTGGCTCCCCTGGTGGACTGGCTTCAAGAGAGGAAGGCTACTCTGGCAAAGCTGCTGCAGCTTCCAGAGGTTCAGCTCCCGCTTTTCGATCCCTTTTCAGGAGGTGTCCACACACAGGTGCTGCTGTTGCTCGAGTCCCCTGGTCCAAAAGCGTCAGCAGGCAAGGGCAGTGGCTTCATCTCCTGTGACAACAATGACCAGACCGCAAAGAATGTGTTTCTGACTTTGCAGGAGGCCGATCTTCCCAGAAGTCAGGTGATGTGCTGGAATGTGGTGCCCTGGTACCTGCATGAGGTTCGCAAACCCAACAGGCAGGAACTGAACCTGGGCATGCAGGAACTCCGTTTGCTCTTGCCCCTCCTGTCAGAACTGCAGGTGGTGGTTTTGCATGGAAAAGCTGCTCAGGAAGGGTGGAAACTGTTGCCGTACAAGGTGCAGGAAGCCCATAAAATTCTGGAAGTCGGTCATCCGAGTCCAACAAATTTCAATACACGTCCTCTGGAAAGACAGAAACTCCTGCAAGCGTATCAGCAGGCAGCACAGCACATCAGGGATACCTGA
- a CDS encoding acyltransferase family protein, which translates to METKPASRLIYLDALRIIAVFLGLVYHSGRAFDFEAWHVKSPELSFAVQLFNDVLTMWRLPLLFLVSGAGTYFALKKRSSGSFIWDRVRRLFLPLIFGIFVIVPPQIYIERITPENPDRISAVNFSGTLWEFMLQRNFVPYPEGDLSWHHLWFLFYLFVFSVVLVPLLQRWRSAGMPRWNLWQMGLLLVVIDVTLRGAFPTQQDFFHDWANNFHYGALFCFGFWITGSARLQEQVEKNWKRAGLLLAITAPLWLMGMHEGSFEPYSAEFLIWMALRAVNQWAGLIAILGLASRIFTMEAAWIRWGRERVYPFYIWHQTVVVVVAYVVFKWNLNVGLGYASVLLVSGVLTVLLSDLVVRVPFLRPFFGVYLARKQRKLPAAKLRYSERDAT; encoded by the coding sequence ATGGAGACAAAACCTGCATCAAGGCTGATTTATCTGGACGCATTGAGGATCATTGCGGTGTTTCTGGGGTTGGTGTACCACTCTGGCAGGGCCTTTGATTTTGAGGCCTGGCACGTCAAGAGCCCTGAGCTTTCCTTTGCTGTTCAGCTGTTCAACGATGTGCTGACCATGTGGCGGTTGCCCCTCCTGTTTCTGGTGTCGGGGGCAGGCACGTATTTTGCCCTGAAGAAGCGCTCCTCCGGGAGTTTCATCTGGGACCGGGTGCGCAGGCTCTTCTTGCCGCTCATCTTTGGGATTTTTGTGATTGTGCCTCCCCAGATCTACATTGAGCGCATCACCCCTGAGAATCCAGACCGGATCAGTGCAGTGAATTTCTCCGGGACTTTGTGGGAGTTCATGCTCCAGCGGAATTTTGTGCCTTACCCGGAAGGGGACCTCAGCTGGCATCACCTGTGGTTTTTGTTCTACCTGTTTGTGTTCAGCGTGGTGCTGGTGCCTTTGTTGCAACGCTGGCGCAGTGCAGGAATGCCCCGCTGGAACCTCTGGCAGATGGGACTGCTGCTGGTGGTCATTGATGTGACCCTGCGGGGTGCCTTCCCGACCCAGCAGGATTTCTTTCATGACTGGGCAAACAATTTTCACTATGGCGCTCTGTTCTGCTTTGGCTTCTGGATCACCGGGTCTGCAAGGCTGCAGGAGCAGGTGGAAAAGAACTGGAAACGTGCTGGCCTGCTGCTGGCCATCACTGCGCCCCTGTGGCTGATGGGGATGCATGAGGGGAGTTTTGAGCCGTATTCTGCAGAGTTTCTGATCTGGATGGCCCTGAGGGCCGTAAACCAGTGGGCTGGCCTCATTGCCATTCTGGGGCTGGCCTCCAGGATTTTCACCATGGAGGCGGCCTGGATCAGGTGGGGCCGTGAGCGGGTGTACCCCTTTTACATCTGGCACCAGACCGTGGTCGTGGTGGTGGCTTATGTGGTCTTCAAGTGGAACCTGAATGTGGGTCTGGGTTACGCTTCTGTCTTGCTGGTCTCTGGCGTTCTGACGGTTCTCCTCAGTGATCTGGTGGTTCGGGTGCCTTTCCTGCGTCCTTTTTTCGGGGTGTATCTTGCCCGGAAACAACGCAAGCTGCCCGCTGCAAAGTTGAGGTATTCTGAGCGTGATGCGACCTGA
- a CDS encoding sensor histidine kinase, translating to MRPELPSAVTRLWFLGAVAAGVLGTVFLDEERRNSILGDLSHSPVLLLSLLVVQFGVWVGHVGRPVLPVLVFAAGVILTNFVLVLIGRDALSPALMAVMMLWVALVGTRRQVIGAGLFSLFSFVLVMFIYGEFADALSRILGVVAGGLVGELLRERNQAVAQLMAAQEQLKLQAEQQERQRIAREVHDVVGHTLTTTLLHIGGARMHLEKNPEKARTALLQAEALGRESMMELRRTVGLLGETGQAPLPRLSDLPQLVESFRQAGLQLDWQADVLPELPAAAELDLYRMVQEALTNASKHGDGTVCVQLTLENQQIQLLVSNPVRKDHLQGTGFGLKGMQERAHQRHGSLSFGVHQGLWVLKIDLPVEGARG from the coding sequence ATGCGACCTGAGCTGCCAAGTGCCGTGACCCGCCTGTGGTTTCTGGGTGCAGTGGCTGCAGGCGTTCTGGGCACGGTCTTTCTGGACGAGGAGAGGAGAAACAGCATTCTGGGAGACCTCTCCCACAGTCCTGTTCTGCTGCTCTCGCTTCTGGTGGTGCAGTTCGGGGTGTGGGTTGGGCATGTGGGCAGGCCAGTGCTTCCTGTGTTGGTGTTCGCAGCTGGAGTGATCCTGACCAATTTTGTGCTGGTCCTGATCGGCAGGGATGCCCTCTCCCCTGCCCTGATGGCGGTGATGATGCTGTGGGTGGCCCTGGTGGGGACCCGCAGACAGGTGATTGGTGCTGGGCTGTTCTCGCTCTTCAGTTTTGTGCTGGTGATGTTCATTTATGGGGAGTTTGCTGATGCCCTTTCACGGATTCTGGGCGTGGTGGCAGGGGGTCTGGTGGGCGAGTTGCTGAGGGAGCGCAATCAGGCTGTCGCGCAATTGATGGCGGCACAGGAGCAATTGAAATTGCAGGCAGAACAACAGGAAAGGCAGCGGATTGCCCGGGAGGTGCACGATGTGGTGGGCCACACCCTCACCACCACCCTGCTGCACATCGGGGGGGCAAGAATGCATCTTGAAAAGAACCCTGAAAAGGCACGCACGGCCCTCCTGCAGGCAGAGGCCCTGGGCAGAGAGAGCATGATGGAACTCCGCAGAACCGTGGGATTGCTTGGAGAAACCGGACAGGCTCCCCTCCCCCGACTGTCCGACCTGCCGCAACTGGTGGAAAGCTTCAGGCAGGCAGGGCTGCAGTTGGACTGGCAGGCTGATGTGTTGCCAGAGTTGCCCGCAGCAGCAGAACTGGACCTGTATCGGATGGTGCAGGAGGCCCTCACCAATGCCAGCAAGCATGGGGATGGAACGGTCTGTGTACAGCTCACCCTTGAGAACCAGCAGATTCAATTGCTGGTCAGCAATCCTGTCAGAAAAGACCACTTGCAAGGCACAGGTTTTGGTCTGAAAGGGATGCAGGAGCGTGCCCACCAGAGACATGGCAGCCTCAGCTTTGGGGTTCATCAGGGCCTGTGGGTCCTGAAGATCGATCTTCCTGTAGAGGGTGCAAGAGGATGA
- a CDS encoding response regulator, with product MIRLLLVDDQALVRAGLRLILDEDVDCQIVGECSDGSEVMALAERTQPQVVVMDVRMKQVGGIEALKQLRASGHPAHVLMLTTFDEDAALLGALQHGARGFIFKDAAPEDLLRAIQTVASGGMWLDPAVSQRVLSTFQGLHQKAPLPEDLTEREIEVLKHIGSGKNNLEIADVLAISEATVKTHVTRIFQKLGVRDRAEAVVYAFNSGLVRPSGKTS from the coding sequence ATGATTCGTTTGCTGCTGGTGGATGATCAGGCCCTGGTGCGGGCAGGGTTGCGCCTGATTCTGGATGAGGATGTGGACTGTCAGATTGTCGGGGAGTGCAGCGATGGCTCGGAGGTGATGGCCCTGGCAGAACGCACCCAGCCTCAGGTGGTGGTGATGGATGTGCGGATGAAGCAGGTTGGGGGCATTGAAGCCCTGAAGCAGCTGAGGGCTTCTGGACACCCGGCCCATGTGCTGATGCTGACCACCTTTGATGAGGACGCTGCCTTGCTTGGTGCCTTGCAGCATGGGGCCAGAGGGTTCATCTTCAAGGATGCTGCACCTGAGGATTTGCTGCGGGCCATCCAGACGGTCGCCTCGGGAGGCATGTGGCTTGATCCTGCGGTGAGCCAGAGGGTTCTTTCCACCTTCCAGGGGTTGCATCAGAAGGCCCCACTGCCTGAGGACCTGACCGAGCGTGAGATTGAGGTTCTGAAGCATATAGGATCTGGAAAAAACAATCTGGAGATTGCAGATGTCCTGGCCATCAGCGAAGCCACCGTGAAAACGCACGTTACGCGCATTTTCCAGAAACTGGGTGTCCGGGACAGGGCTGAAGCAGTGGTGTATGCGTTCAATTCAGGACTGGTCAGGCCATCGGGAAAGACCTCCTGA
- a CDS encoding VOC family protein gives MITGISHITRYVQDAEAALRFYTEVLGFQKCADMEVGPGMRWLTVQAPGQTGVELVLFEPRVWLKDETQLAQAEGMLDHQPQLVFATEDIDAALVRLKDAGVQLDTPEVRDLPWGRDLEFRDLTGSSINLVQAKPMPVFQ, from the coding sequence ATGATCACAGGCATCAGTCACATCACCCGTTACGTGCAGGACGCAGAAGCTGCCCTCAGGTTCTACACCGAAGTGCTGGGCTTCCAGAAGTGCGCAGACATGGAAGTCGGGCCAGGAATGCGCTGGCTCACCGTTCAGGCCCCCGGTCAGACCGGCGTGGAACTGGTGCTTTTCGAACCCCGCGTCTGGCTGAAAGATGAAACCCAGCTTGCCCAGGCAGAAGGCATGCTGGACCATCAACCCCAGCTGGTTTTTGCCACCGAAGACATCGACGCTGCACTGGTCCGCCTGAAAGATGCCGGTGTGCAACTGGACACCCCAGAAGTCAGGGACCTTCCCTGGGGCCGCGACCTGGAATTCCGTGACCTGACGGGAAGCTCCATCAATCTGGTGCAGGCCAAGCCCATGCCCGTCTTCCAATAA
- a CDS encoding GyrI-like domain-containing protein — translation MIEVAQQLRKESLPSLTIVGLEIVAPPQDLGKAVPEAWETLIRREMEIQYPAETGIYYGAFREKDHLAGEDALHHYVVGLAVLHLASVPEGMVSVQIPAAEYITGAAQGGPESIATTYQVLHQWFRKEQLPRLPEAYGLERFDFLRQSVLPPYTHFDFDISLPFHILPQPHQEES, via the coding sequence ATGATTGAAGTTGCCCAGCAGCTCCGCAAGGAGTCCCTGCCGTCTTTGACCATTGTCGGGCTTGAGATTGTCGCACCTCCACAGGATCTTGGAAAAGCCGTTCCAGAGGCCTGGGAGACCCTGATTCGAAGAGAAATGGAAATCCAGTACCCTGCAGAAACCGGCATTTATTATGGTGCCTTTCGGGAAAAAGACCATCTGGCAGGTGAAGACGCTTTGCACCATTATGTGGTTGGTCTGGCTGTGCTCCATCTTGCCAGCGTTCCCGAAGGCATGGTCTCCGTCCAGATCCCTGCTGCCGAATACATCACAGGAGCAGCCCAGGGCGGCCCGGAAAGCATCGCAACCACCTATCAGGTGCTGCACCAGTGGTTCAGAAAAGAACAGCTTCCACGGCTCCCAGAGGCTTATGGATTGGAGCGCTTCGACTTCTTGCGCCAGAGTGTGCTGCCCCCCTACACCCATTTTGATTTCGACATCTCTCTACCCTTTCACATCCTTCCCCAACCCCATCAGGAGGAATCATGA
- a CDS encoding DinB family protein — translation MTIATETRTQPLSELLFSDLDQEFATTRKFLELIPMEQADFKPHEKSFSLLHLANHLAGFPTWGLETLKLDVIDFQEQGEPPKPLTTREELLELFDRSLAEFKETLKQSSDEHLNFVWTMKSGDQVFLHHPRWQVLRTGIISHMVHHRAQLGVYLRLLGVPVPQSYGPTADHP, via the coding sequence ATGACCATTGCCACAGAAACCCGCACCCAGCCCCTGAGCGAACTGCTGTTCTCCGATCTGGATCAGGAATTTGCCACCACCCGCAAATTTCTGGAGCTCATCCCCATGGAGCAGGCAGACTTCAAACCCCACGAGAAGAGCTTCAGTCTGCTTCACCTTGCCAACCACCTGGCAGGGTTTCCCACCTGGGGCCTGGAGACCCTGAAGCTGGATGTGATCGATTTTCAGGAGCAAGGCGAGCCCCCAAAACCCCTCACCACCAGAGAGGAACTGCTGGAACTCTTTGACCGTTCCCTTGCTGAATTCAAAGAGACCCTGAAACAGAGTTCTGATGAGCATCTCAACTTTGTCTGGACCATGAAGTCTGGCGATCAGGTGTTCCTGCATCATCCCAGATGGCAGGTGCTCCGAACGGGCATCATCAGCCACATGGTGCACCACAGGGCACAACTGGGGGTCTACCTCAGGCTGCTGGGTGTTCCCGTGCCCCAGTCTTATGGCCCCACAGCAGACCATCCGTAA
- a CDS encoding DinB family protein, translating to MTQQLDYTASPAKDILHHLFHSGSFMNPAALLEGLTPEQASTRPEGLPHSVAEVVAHTHFWLNWVVNIARGGTPIPTPHAAVGWPEVDAVGWEQLRADFLEVMGAHQTFTQQELDRPLFTTPHYGWEKHSVGSALADLAVHTAHHLGQVVTIRQALKLWPPPAGPYTW from the coding sequence ATGACACAGCAACTGGATTACACTGCATCTCCTGCAAAAGACATTCTCCACCATCTTTTCCACTCGGGTTCGTTCATGAATCCTGCTGCCCTCCTGGAAGGCCTCACCCCTGAGCAGGCCAGCACACGCCCTGAAGGCCTGCCGCACTCCGTTGCAGAAGTGGTGGCCCACACCCACTTCTGGCTGAACTGGGTGGTGAACATTGCCCGTGGGGGCACCCCGATTCCCACCCCACATGCAGCAGTGGGATGGCCAGAGGTCGATGCTGTCGGCTGGGAACAGCTCCGGGCAGACTTTCTTGAGGTCATGGGTGCTCACCAGACCTTCACCCAGCAGGAACTGGACCGTCCCCTCTTCACCACACCCCACTACGGCTGGGAGAAGCACTCTGTTGGGTCTGCTCTCGCAGATCTGGCCGTCCATACCGCACACCACCTTGGGCAGGTCGTGACCATCCGCCAGGCCCTGAAGCTCTGGCCTCCACCTGCCGGGCCTTACACCTGGTAA
- a CDS encoding helix-turn-helix transcriptional regulator, protein MDRLTRLLGMLTLLMGTERITAAELAERFQVSKRTIYRDIAVLEEAGIPVVLFPGKSGGIGVMEGYALDRTILSQSEVLNLMRLMNSFVQLPMGMEQVQIYEKLQLLLRKNHPEGQPAGMQEIVIDHTSWSSTSVDLEKHNLLLQAIRKRQKVKFQYHKPTSEQPEERTVEPYSLILKTGYWYLLGFCCSRQDFRQFRFSRIGQLQELSECFEPRAVPQEMLNIQENWFRRTPPIQIRFAVDREGIPRITEWFGVNALKHREEGRAIFEFSAPEDEWLYGLLLQLGDQVEILSPPHLRDVICQKALRVYERYQKLTS, encoded by the coding sequence ATGGACCGGTTAACCCGACTGCTGGGCATGCTCACCTTACTGATGGGAACAGAAAGAATCACCGCTGCAGAGCTCGCTGAACGCTTTCAGGTGTCCAAAAGAACCATTTATCGGGACATTGCTGTGCTTGAAGAAGCCGGAATTCCCGTGGTGCTCTTCCCTGGCAAGAGTGGCGGAATTGGGGTGATGGAAGGGTACGCTCTGGACCGCACCATCCTCTCGCAGAGTGAGGTGCTGAACCTGATGCGCCTGATGAACAGTTTTGTACAACTTCCCATGGGGATGGAGCAGGTCCAGATCTACGAGAAACTTCAACTGCTTTTGCGCAAGAACCATCCTGAAGGTCAGCCTGCAGGAATGCAGGAGATCGTGATTGACCACACCTCCTGGAGTTCCACGAGCGTGGACCTGGAGAAGCACAACCTGCTGCTTCAGGCCATTCGCAAGAGACAGAAGGTGAAGTTCCAGTATCACAAGCCCACCAGCGAGCAGCCCGAGGAGCGCACGGTGGAGCCATACTCCCTGATTCTGAAAACAGGCTACTGGTATCTGCTGGGATTCTGCTGCAGCAGGCAGGACTTCAGGCAATTCCGGTTCAGCCGGATCGGTCAATTGCAGGAGCTTTCAGAATGCTTTGAACCCAGAGCCGTCCCGCAGGAGATGCTGAACATTCAGGAGAACTGGTTCAGGCGCACCCCTCCCATTCAGATCAGGTTCGCTGTGGACCGGGAAGGCATTCCCAGAATCACCGAATGGTTTGGGGTGAATGCCCTGAAGCACCGGGAGGAGGGCCGGGCCATTTTTGAGTTCTCCGCTCCCGAAGATGAATGGCTTTACGGGCTCCTGCTGCAGCTTGGAGATCAGGTGGAGATTCTTTCCCCGCCCCATCTGCGTGATGTTATTTGCCAAAAAGCCCTGAGGGTTTATGAGCGGTACCAAAAGTTGACATCCTGA